The DNA window ggtaaatccgtgttgactattagcaatgaccgcatttgtttctaagtgttcgcagaccacttccttaatgatcttttccagaatcttgcctggtattgacgtgaggctgaccggacggtaattgtttgggtcgttcttttttcccttcgggactacattcgccctcctccaatcttccgggacttctcctgttctccaagaactctcaaagatgattgccagtggttctgaaataacctcagctagttccttcataCATTCATGTCTGCTACCCTTTGAATTTCTGGAAACGGGGCAAAATTCTACAGTTGACGCTAATAAtggcacttctttccaagatggagAAGACGAatcggtgagcaccctttgggttcgtttgcttaggtggatcttcactttatttcttaattagttgctctccaccagagtgctctgagcgacttacaatttaaaatatcattccacaatataaaaaacattcaacataacaaaatttaacagtgactatttggcaaattagatctgatttacttaaatgcacagccaaacagccaagtcttgagcgcttttacaaaaggtcgcaactccgacattgctctaacatatggaggcaatgagttccacagaattggagcatcggtcgaaaaggctctccgccttgtagcttccaggtgtacctccctagggcccagtatgtATAGGaggttttcctgggaggatcaaggtgaccactgatggaaaaaaggaattagGCAGTCCCTAAGCCATAGTGGTCCTTGGctatttcgagctctaaatgtcaggatcagtatcttgcaAGAggtccgatgttctattggtagccaatgcagttgtttcagaatcggtgtaatatgggatcttatagatcaggggtcctcaaactttttaagcagagggccggtccacaatccttcagccgaattatcatttgaaaaaaaaaatacaaacaaattcctatgcatactgcacatgtcttctttgtagtgcaacaacaacaacaacaacaacaacaacgaaagaacaatacaatatttaaaaatgaaaacaattttaaccaacagaaacctatcaggatttcaatggaaagtgtgggcctgctactggccaatgagatagtcaagttaattaggattgttgttgttgttgtgtgcctttaagtcatgtcagactttgggcaagcctaagtctaaaattaattatttatttactgcatttatttactacatttatatcccacccttcttaccccgaaggggactcagagcagctgtatgtacatacaatatattatatttttagcataacacaatattagcattatatattactatattgaactataccactatactattatatattactagctgtgcccggccacgcgttgctgtggcgaagtatggtggtatgggaaataaagtattgaggaattggtggtagttaagttaaagggtaaaggttttcccctgatattaagtccattataaatgggttatatagctgtgtggaagggccttgagtttacattgccatataatccagttaaaatcagataatctgtatcttataggcagtgtggaagaggcctaagtgaggcctaactctgcctgtcccctgggctgagtgggttgctaggagaccaagtgggcggagcctagccTTCTGAccgcaatgggataaaaacaattattcctctccctctaattaggactttatttttcttttcgttttgttgtatgaacgtagaggcatggacgaggggttgtgctgccaagtttagtgtttctgggatgtatagttttgttgttttgccctaggccgaaatttcattacccttttatatatatagatgtaatatataacatataattaatattattatatggtattactattagtattatattgtgtaacataagattattatcaatattatatgtatctacaatatattatattattaaaactgatataaaatattatattataaaactgaaggtgggggccaggtaaataaccttggagggccgcatccggcccctgggccttagtttgggaacccttggtgtagatcaggggtccccaaactaaggcccgggggccggatgcggccctccaaggtcatttacctggcccccgccctcagttttataatatatttttatatcattttaaataatataatatattatatatacatataatattgataaaatattataatgttatacaatataatattaataataccatataataatattaattatatgatgtatattacatataatattacagtatagtggtatagttcaatatagtaatatataatgccaatattgtgctatgctactaatataatatattgtatgtacatacagctgctctgagtcccctttggggtgagaagggcgggatataaatgtaataaataaatgtagtaaatgaataaataaataattttagacttaggctcgcccaaagtctgaaatgacttgaaggcacacaacaacaacaatcctaattaacttgactatctcattggccagaagcaggtccacacttcccattgaaatcctgataggtttatgttggttacaattgttttcatttttaaatattgtattgttctttcattgttgttgttgttttgcactacaaataagacatgtgcagtgtgcataggaatttgttcgggtttttttttcaaatgataattcggccccaccacagtctgaaggattgtggaccggccctctgctttaaaagtttggggacccgtggtgtagatgaacccaaaGTCAGTTTTGTGTTGTTGCCTGTCATTACTCTCTTAGAGGCACAACCTTTGGCCCTCTTACTCATCCAGCGCTACCTTTCCCGAGGCTGAGCATGAGCCAAAGAAGGGTTTGAGGAACTGCTGAAGGGAGAGTTGTGTGATGGATTACAACATCAACCGCAGCATGATGCGCCTTGTGTGCATTGGGACTGGTGAGCATCGGAGAGGTTGTGTCTGCGTCAGGAGTGAGTCAGAGCATGGGAAAGTtggactgcagtgcccagaatcccCCCTCAAACCGATGCTCCTTGGTCCTGCTTCCTTGTCTGGCCTGCAAGTATTTTGGGAGAgtgagaaaaggaaagagcgTGGGAGTCTTTCTGggaggaagaaagggggaaaaaagggaaCAGCAGCATTGACATCTGTGAGGCTGGCTCTCGATGGGTGCATGTGCCAAGTCCCACCCCTGGCCTGGCCCATCGTCCTTTGTACCCGCCTCTTGGAGTTGAAAAGGGCTGCCTGGGTGCTCCTGACAGCTCATACGCTCAGCCTCGCAGAAGGAGAACGAAGCAGCCGGCGGCAGAAGGAAAGACAGGACAAGACAGGTCTCCCTTTGGCTGGAGGTGGTGGCAACGCCTGGAACTCCTGGCCACAAACTGACAGGCGTCCAGGCCAAGTCACTGGCGTTGGGAGAACAAGCCCAGAAGGTCTTTGCATCTCCATTAACTGGATCAACTCCTTGCCAAGTTCCATTTGTAACTTCTAAGTTGCCAGTCCTCAGTGTTGTTCGTTAGATCTTCCTGAGCTGCTCCCAGGCCTCTCCATTGTCCAGCCTTGCTCTCTCTTTTGCTGAACTTGGCAACTTTTGGAAAGTTGGAAAGAGCTGGAAGAAGAAACCCAAAGGCCTTGGCTTCTTTATCCTATTATCCCAGTTGGAGCGCCTCCTTTCCAAGCTGAGATTTTAAATTCTGAGTTGCTAGTCCTCAGTGTTGTTGGCACCTGGACACCTTCTTCCTTGGAAGATACTCAAGGTTAGAAGGACTTGACTTCTTTATCCTATTATCCCAGTTGGAATGACTCCATGACTTTTAATGCTAAGTCGCTAGTCCTCAGTCTTGTTCTTTAGGTGCCTGGACAGTGGACACCTTCTTTCTTGGAAGAAGAAGCCCAAAGGTCTTTGGCTTGCCATCCTGATTGTTTTTCTGATCGGAAACTTTTAAAATGCTAAGTTGCTAGTCCTCAGTCTTGTTCTTTAGGTGCCTGGACCCTTTCTTCCTTGGTAGAAGTGCAAAAGTGAGAAGCTATTTGGCTTGCCATCCTATCCCAGCTGGATTGATTCCTTTCTgagctgaattttttaaaattctaagttGCTAGTCCTCAGTGTTGTTCTTAAAATTCTAAGTTGCTAGTCCTCAGTGTTGTTCTTCCTgagctgaattttttaaaattctaggtTGCTAGTCCTCAGTGTTGTTCTTCCTgagctgaatttttaaaaattctaagttGCTAGTCCTCAGTGTTGTTCTTCCTgagctgaattttttaaaattctaggtTGCTAGTCCTCAGTGTTGTTCTTCCTgagctgaattttttaaaattctaggtTGCTAGTCCTCAGTGTTGTTCTTCCTgagctgaattttttaaaattctaggtTGCTAGTcctcagtgttgttctttctgagctgaattttttaaaattctaggtTGCTAGTcctcagtgttgttctttctgagctgaattttttaaaattctaagttGCTAGTcctcagtgttgttctttctgagctgaattttttaaaattctaagttGCTAGTCCTCAGTGTTGTTCTTAAAATTCTAAGTTGCTAGTCCTCAGTGTTGTTCTTCCTgagctgaatttttaaaaattctaggtTGCTAGTCCTCAGTGTTGTTCTTCCTgagctgaattttttaaaattctaggtTGCTAGTCCTCAGTGTTGTTCTTCCTgagctgaattttttaaaattctaggtTGCTAGTcctcagtgttgttctttctgagctgaatttttttaaaaaattctaagttGCTAGTcctcagtgttgttctttctgagctgaattttttaaaattctaagttGCTAGTcctcagtgttgttctttctgagctgaattttttaaaattctaagttGCTAGTcctcagtgttgttctttctgagctgaattttttaaaattctaagttGCTAGTCCTCAGTGTTGCTCTTTTGTGGCCCGGACCCCTCCTTCTTTGGAAGAAGAAGCACAAAGGTCAGCACAAAGGACTGGCAACTTCGCATCACAAATGTAATTTGGCCAGGAGTTGCCACCCTATCCCAGCTGGATTGATTTCTTTCCATGTTGAGATTTTTGGTTCTAAGTCTCTAGTCCTCAGTGACCTTCCTGAGCTGCTTCCAGGCCTCTCTGTTGTGCCATCAAGAAGCAGAGGAGAACCTGACTCCCAGCCCTTCTTTCTTGCCACCTCTTTGCTATCAGCTGTCCGAGGACCGAAGCTTCAACCCCGTGACCCTCCTCGGGTGCCCCCCTTTGTGCCAATGCACCCCTTGGGCCCCGGTGCGGCCCTCATGGCATTGCCTGCCTTGTCCTCTCTGCCCAAGGACTGCAGCAACATGACCCAGCTGCACAAGGACGGCAACCCCGCGCTGAGCGCGTTTATGTTTGCGGCCGGCGTGGTGGGCAACGTGGCCGCCTTGGCCATCCTGGGCATCCACCGCAAGGAGCTGCGCACCAAGACCTCCTCCTTCTGCATCCTGGTGACCGGCTTGGCCGTCACCGACCTGCTGGGCACGTGCATCGTCAGCCCCATCGTCTTTGTCGCCTACTCCCGCAACGCCACCTTGGTGGGCATGGAGGGCCACGGCTGGCTGTGCAACCTCTTTGCCTTCTCCATGATGTACTTCAGCCAGGCGGCCATGCTCATCCTATGCGCCATGGCCGTGGAGCGCTGCCTGGCCCTCAGCTACCCCTACTTCTACTCCCAGCACAACATCCGGCGCTGGATGAAGCTCTCGCTGCCGGCCATCTACGCCTTCAGCGCCTTCTTCTGCAGCCTGCCTTTCCTAGGAGTCGGGAAGTACAAGCAGTATTGCCCGGGGACGTGGTGCTTCGTCCAAATGGATGCGGACAAGGCCACGGGTCAGGATGCCGCCTTCTCGCTCTCCTATGCCACGCTGATGGCCATCCTCATCTTGGCCATTTTCCTCTGCAACGCCTTGGTCATCACCAGCCTCTGCCAGATGTACCGCAAGCAGAAGGCCCGCCGGCGTGGCTCTGTCAACGTGGCCCAACGCCGGCGCAAGAGCTGGTTCAGCCgcggggaggaggaggtggaccaCCTCATCTTGCTGGCGCTCATGACCATCATCTTCGTCATCTGCTCCTTGCCGCTCACGGTGAGTCCTGTGCAATGCAGTAGCACTCCCCTCCGAAAACCTATTACAGGCCGTTCctgagttactgtatatactcgagtataagcctagtttttcagccttctttttaagactgaaaaaacccccctcagtttatactcgggtgagggtcctggttggtttatatttgggtcagcttatactcgagaatatatggtacatttattatttttctctattatcattggtattatttcatttattatttttctctattattgttactactattacatttattttactctatttttattatgggGGCCATaataaatataagccaaccaggaccctcacccgagtataagccgaggggagctttttcagtcttaaaaagagggctgaaaagcgaggcttatactcgagtgtatataGTACACTAtagtgcgatttcctgcttcttggcagggggttggactggatggcccatgaggtctcttccaactctactattctatgattctatgattctatgattctaatacatcattaaaatacaatcTCAAATAATACATAAATCAATGGCAAGATACACCCTTCAAATGAACTAGCTCTTGGATAGATAAAAACCAAGTAACATTCAGTATTATTAAAACTTGAGCAAGAAACACTGGATATTTACAACCCACTATGATTACGTAAAAGCATCCCCAGAACAGTCAAATGCAGTATCAGGGATTAGACTTGCCCGGATTTTCAATGCTGCCAATGCAAAAAAGAGACACCTTGTGCATCCACTGGATTAATGTCTGCCAAGAGGTAGCAAACCTTGGGTAAGACAGGAAGAAATCTCTCCCTCGGTGAAGGTTTAGCACCAATTCTTCTTTcccaattttccaaaatccaattctcacaatgAAAGAAAGTTAAGTGAAATATTCTCAACAGGGGCCCAGACAGTAAAGGAAATAACACAAGGTtgttgacccttccctatgctatccaaagcatatgtatatatatatatgtgtgtgtgtatcatttattatttatttactagcgacatttaccgtatatactcgagtataagccgacccgaatataagccgaggcacctaattttaccacaaaaaaactgggataacttattgacctgagtataagctaagggtgggaaatgaagcagctactggtaaatttcaaaataaaaatagataccaataaaattacattcattgaggcatcagtaggttaaataatgtatatatatggatatagatatacaggtacatggatctattgtatataggatttgcaaagacctgcaagcatatgaggggaaaattcatatagaaaattaatgtatatagatagagatagatagatagatagatagatagatagatagatagatagatagacagtagagtctcacttatccatcattcacttatccaacgttctggattatccaatacatttttgtagacaatgttttcaataaatcgtgatattttggtgctaaattcgtaaatacaatatttactacgtagcattactgcatattgaactatcttttctgtcaaatttgttgtataacatgatgttttggtgcttaatttgcaaaatcataacctaatttgatgtctaatacgcttctccttaatctctccttattatccaacatattcgcttatccaatgttctgctgtcctgtttatgttggataagtgaaactgtatataagtacatagggattgcaaatgcatgcagggggttaatgcctatatatatgtaggagagtttaacaaatatttcaggagaaaatgcttttataagattgatTGATggctatatatatttcttctttctgacttgcaagggccttttttcccttttcaaaacattcccttggttaagagtgatggaggctttggaaaacaaactGATAAGGGAGAgtaggagagaaatatatcatattgcaagcaatattgCCCAGCcttggccttgaccccattataagccaagggaggctttttcagctaaaaaaaaaaaggctgaaaactcagcttatctttgagtatatactgtatatctcgcccttctctcccccgaaggggactcagggcggcttacaagttatatgtacatacagtatattatattattagtatagcacaatataagcattatatctatatatataaaagagtgatggaatcctggtgaccgccaaaacaacaaaactaaacaccccacaacctcgaaaattgacaacacaacccatcatccactcctctaggttgatacaacaaaaagaaaagaacaataaagtcctaattagagggagaggaataattgtttttatccaattgctgccagttagaagactaagctccgcccacttggtctcctagcaacccattcatccaggggacaggtagagttaggcctcacttaggcctcttccacactgcctataaaatacaaattatcagattttaactggattagatggcagtgtagacagaaggcccttccacacagctatataacccatttataatcttatattatctgctttaactggattatctggactccacacctttaccctttaccataactaccaccaattcctcaatactttatttcccataccaccatatttcgccacagcaacgcgtggcagggcacagctagtattactatattgtactataacactatattgcaatattatgtgtaatattacatgtaatataaatatacaattataatagtgtattattcttattgttatattttattacattataatattactatcaatattatatgtacatacagtatattatattattagtttagcacaatataagcattatatattactatattgtactatataactatgctgcaatattattagtaatattacatggaatataaatataccattataatagtgtattattcttattatattttattacattataatattactatcaatatgatatgtacatatagtatattatattattagtatagcacaatataagcattatatacattactagctgtgcccggccacgcgttgctgtggcgaattaTGGTGGCAtatattatagtagaatctcatttatccaacatttgcttatccaatgctctggattatccaacgcagtctgccttttaggagtaaatgttttgtagtcaatgttttaaattcattgtgatattttggtggtaaatttgtaatacagtaattactacatagtattactgtgcatggaactactttttctgtcaaatttgttgtataacatgattacaacatgatttgttgtataacattaatttgtataatgattaccgaatttgatgtttagttggcttttcctgaatcccttcttattatccaacatacccACATCCCACGTTctactggcctgtttatgttagataagtgagactactgtatatttacaatcttatattatctgcttagaactggattatatgaggccccttgtacacagctgtataaaatgcacactgaagtggattatatggcagtgtggagtcaagataatccagtgcaaagcagataatataagattataaatgggttatatgactgtgtggaagggccttgtggaatgggcatctgtcgggagggatcggattgtgtcttgcCTAGCAGactggggttgaactggatgacctttggggtcctttCCAACACTAGTATTCTATGActcaacagaggctgaatggccatctgtcgggaaggatcggaGTGTGTCTTTCTGTCAActgaaggttggactggatggatgttgagatctcttccaacactaGTATTCTATTATTCAACAGAGGCctaatgggcatctgttgggagggattgg is part of the Anolis carolinensis isolate JA03-04 unplaced genomic scaffold, rAnoCar3.1.pri scaffold_10, whole genome shotgun sequence genome and encodes:
- the ptgir gene encoding prostacyclin receptor; protein product: MHPLGPGAALMALPALSSLPKDCSNMTQLHKDGNPALSAFMFAAGVVGNVAALAILGIHRKELRTKTSSFCILVTGLAVTDLLGTCIVSPIVFVAYSRNATLVGMEGHGWLCNLFAFSMMYFSQAAMLILCAMAVERCLALSYPYFYSQHNIRRWMKLSLPAIYAFSAFFCSLPFLGVGKYKQYCPGTWCFVQMDADKATGQDAAFSLSYATLMAILILAIFLCNALVITSLCQMYRKQKARRRGSVNVAQRRRKSWFSRGEEEVDHLILLALMTIIFVICSLPLTIRAYIGGLNPDHNEAEDMLAFRLSALNPIVDPWLFIIFRNAVFRSLRNFFCHRPWWPHWPRAQKVSATLGTQDGIAFQDYSVC